CTGGCTTAATATGCGAGCTCAAAGAGTTTAATGAATGGTAATttagtatttgatttttttttggaagaCTGGCTGGCCAAAGATGGTCATCTAACATTTCATAAAAAAACAAAAGTAATGAACTAACATGAAACCATCGGAACAACACGGCCATTTCATTGAATTCCTTTGATAGTAAAATACTTCTTTATATCATCTGAATTCAATATGGTGAGGAAAATTGTTCCATTCTACTTCCGCCTTTTGGattgagttttcaaaattaacatctctttctagctcatgaataCTGGCAATGTTACTTTCCTATTTtcgcatgaaacataagcaaacaaattttggcaactgaactcaatgatgcaagtgatatatgaaaatgcataacttcatttcATTGATGGGAACAAAAATTTTTGAGACAAACTTGACAAGGATTAcaaagagaaaacaaaagaaacaaagaaaacaaaagcATCTCTTGAAGTCAAAAATCTGCCAATTTTGCGTTAAAAGAGTAAACCCATCTATTCAGGCTATTTGTGGGATCTCCAGTATCCGCATATGATATTTTCCTCTACCTGACTTCGGCTCCTAGATCTTCTTACAACTAACAAACCATTTCCTTCCCTGTGATTGGGTAGAGGATCACTCTAGATCCATAGTTGTTTGTCATCGAAAACCAACCAACCATCATTCTTAACGATTGTACCTTGTGCGTAAATATCCAACAGTGGTCAATGGTGTGGCCTATAGAATTGGAGTGATACGTGCACCAAGCATCAGAATTTATCTTGTTGTTTTTGAcagttcaggttgttgaatcgttggtttACTGAGCGTCGGGTATTGCTTGGAAAAGAGGATTTTATCCTATTGAgtgagtgttgtaaaggtttattCCACCCATAAGGGAATGGTATAGTAGAATCCCTAAGCAtgttgcctaaggcgagaatATAGgtaggtatagccgaacctcgtaaaaatctcagtgtcactctcttccctactctctttaaatttcaacacatatacactgcgtggatgtttattttatttgttgaaaattatCTTGTGTCTgagaattgcaaaaacctctaaaggggagtacgttgattgaaacTTGTCGAAACCTTTTAAAGGAGTACGTTCATTAAACAGGTTGCTCATCAACTACAGCTCAACATCAAAAGACCGAAGCTTGtaaatttcctgaaatttttaAAGCAATTCAAATTGTGAAGCAttctcttgattgattgaattatcctattgagttttggtttaatTATGACTTAGCTGCATTTGtgattgaaattcaaattatacATGTGTGTATGCTGAATTCAAAAACTAGTTgagaaaaaatttataaaaagagtttaaaatatttttttaaaacccaattcaacacacccccccccccccccctttttttttttattgggagcacaccttacttttcaaccGCCATTATCATCTTTCTCACAGCCTTTATCCTCTCATTTGATGCAAAGAACTGAAATGCCCCAACACATAGAAAAGTGTCAATAAACTTGAAGGTAACTCTGCCAAATACAACACAACACTGCTAAACGGATTAAAGATTTTATAGTTCTTAGTTTCCATATAACATTGATAGGTATATGCTTACAACACAACACTGCTAAGCGGATTAAAGAATTTATAGTTCTTAGTTTCCAGTTAACAATGATAGCTATATGCTTACAACACCACCGTTGAGTAGATTACAGAATTTATAGTTCTTAGTTTCCAGTTACATGGTGATCTTTTCTGAAGGATATCAAAATGGCCCATGATTTGTAACGGTCATAGAAGAACaggaagaagaatgaagatgatgGAGACAATGACGTAAGTGGTATGGATTATAGATTTACCATGTGCTCTGTCCTACATAGTCCAATCCCTTGGGCACCATTATTTCTTGCTGTAAGTGCATCTTCAGGTGTATCAGCATTTGCCATAACCTATAACAAAGTTATACTATCAAACATGAAATTTCCAACAAATTATGCTATTAAATAAAGGCCTTTTGATACACAAATGAAAAAATGATACCTTGCGCCGCCTTATTTTATCAGCACCAGACATGAAAATCTCCAAATCACCACTTAGAGCTGGAGGCGAAAGATGTTGTTTTCCTAAGATCACTTCACCAGTAGACCCATTGAGTGAAAGCCATTCCCCTTCTTCAATCACCTTGTCCCCAACCACAACAACCTGCATTATCAACTAAAGACTAAATGAACTCTCCATGTTCTATAAAGCAAACCCCCTCCCTCTCCTTTTCTTCTGGCTAAAATAACCTGCAATGATTGAAAATTGAGAATGTTCAACACTTCATCTTCTTAGTATCATTGACCTGGATGTCAGACCAACCAGAAACACAACACTTTCCCCATCCATGGGCTACAACAGCTGCATGAGATGTCATGCCGCCTCTAGCTGTCAAGATCCCAATAGCTACATGCATTCCACCAATATTCTCTAGGCTGGTCTATCCTTACCTTTAACCATGTATATCGTGAAAGAGTTCTAGTTAGGCAGTTGAGTCAAAAACCATGTAAAGATTATGTTCAAAGACAACATGGGGATAAAGAATTGAGATGATTAGTTCACACAAGTTGTTTCTATTCAAAGCAGTGCCGTGTATTTACATTACTACACAAccagaaattttcaaaaaattcctttttcataTCAATGTTAATGGATTTTGTGGACAGGAATGTCATCTTGTAAGAAGCTAGCACAGCCAGAAATATGTATCATCTCAtaccaaattaaaatttttaaatgaatattgaaattaaaatttaaaacgaAAATTGAGTATACCAGGATGACACTCTTTCCTTGTGCATGCCATGCTTCAGCATCATCAGCACGGAACACAATCTGGCCAACTGCAGCTCCTGGAGATGCGGGTAGACCAGTGGCAACAACTTTGTCTTTGTAAGCAGATGGATCTTCAAACTAATTCAACAATTTCTAACAGCATCAGAAAGAAGAATTCATGCATCTAAACATAGATATGTCCACAATAGGGCACAAATTATGATTATCCAGAGCCATATGGGGTCCTATACCATGGTATGGAATAGAACTAACGTGACAAAACATGTATCATTATTGAAAACATGCAAAAAGGCAAAAGGGTACACAGCTCAAAAGAAAGCATaacttataaaataaaatttgaaaaaaaaaatgtggacaATTGTAAAGAAGACAATTTAGCTCATTGATTGGAAAATGTGAGTTACCATTCAGGGTATTTGTTCATCTCTGTGTTGCAGTTCATTTCTTAGTTCCTTTGAACGCAAATGTCAAAATTAGTCTGAAGCTTAATCCATCAATCGCTGTTAATGTTGATTCAACATCTGATTACCTTGTGAGGTACAAATCGACCGAAACTCCATCCACTGTAAGCGCACCACTGTCACCACCTGACACCCTCTCTAGTTCGTCAATCTGACACCTGATCTTGTGAGACACTCCTTCCACAAAGCTGTTCGACTTCACGTGCCACAAATTCAcccaaaatattatgttaaaattTTCAGGCCAAGGTGCAGCATGCAATCAATTAGCTGTTATGGAAAAAATTACCTCGAAGAGATCATCACTAAGGGATAAGAGAGAATCCAGGGTTCCTATGCGGAGATTGGGGATAACAAACTGCAAAATTAAATAAAAGCACGAATTTAAAACCGAAAATAAAAAGCGTTCAAAAACTCGAGAATTTGGCCCCACagataaattatgaaaaatgtaCCCCTGTAAAGAGGAGTCTCAAAGGAACATTTGCAAATGGCTTCCTCTAAGCGATTCCAGAGAGAAGAAGTGGAGGTTTGAAAGAGAAGAAAAACCACCAAGTATATGGTAGTTGCCGCCATTGCAACTTCAAGTTCGAAGCTAACGTTGATCATAGGCTGAAGAGAGAGAACCTCTAGGCTCCAGCTGGCGTCATGGCGATTACAGGTGTTCAAACCTCGAAAGTTTTAGGTCGTGGCGAGAGGAGAACGACAAAGCCGAGGCGAAAGGGCGTCGCTAGGGAGTGAAGGAGGAGGATTGGAAGGAAATGAGGGAGATAGGGGAAAGGATCGGGTTTCGTAGGGAGTGAAAGAGGAAAAGGAGGGAGGATTGGAGGAACTAGAGCGGATCTTACAATGtgagacttttagtgacgaatcctctgaaccgtcactaatattgtttataaatttttttttttttttaaaatactattCGTGATGAATATTCATAAACCGTCACTGATAactgactattagtgatgaatttcctaaatcgtcactaatagtgttaaataaataatttttatactttttaaataaaaaaattattagtgacagtttagaaaattcgtcactaatagtcaattattagtgacgatttatgaaaatcatcattaatagtgttaaataaattatttttatatcttttaaataaaaaaaattattaatgacggtttagaATATTCATCACTGATAGTcagttattagtgatgatttatgaaaactatcactaatagtgttaaataaattatttttatattttttttaaataaaaaaactattagtgacgatttaaaaaattcgtcactaataatcaattattagtgacaaaccttctaaatcgtcactaatagtgttaaataaattatttttatactttttaaataaaaaaactattagtgacagtttagaaaattcatcactaatagtaaattattagtgacgaatgttctaaactatcactaataatgaattttcaaaaccgtcactaatagtgttaaataaattatttttatatttttttttaaataaaaaaactattaccAACGGTttagaaaattcgtcactaatactagtgacga
This genomic stretch from Malania oleifera isolate guangnan ecotype guangnan chromosome 3, ASM2987363v1, whole genome shotgun sequence harbors:
- the LOC131151403 gene encoding pyruvate, phosphate dikinase, chloroplastic-like translates to MFEDPSAYKDKVVATGLPASPGAAVGQIVFRADDAEAWHAQGKSVILVVVVGDKVIEEGEWLSLNGSTGEVILGKQHLSPPALSGDLEIFMSGADKIRRRKVMANADTPEDALTARNNGAQGIGLCRTEHMFFASNERIKAVRKMIMAVEK